Proteins from one Xenopus tropicalis strain Nigerian chromosome 1, UCB_Xtro_10.0, whole genome shotgun sequence genomic window:
- the shisal2b gene encoding protein shisa-like-2B produces MPRSMAESCSSYYTANNTFVDTFGCPRKEDGSDLIYCCGFVDLKYCCNEPGNYFPYKHGYMWSLSVGALIGLGIAALVLLAFIVSVCVLCYLFLYTKPQRIDSGLKLQRVGSAASHGEKVKKKAKPVGADKRASETFPEPDRNVQEKLMEITQMNTTKL; encoded by the exons ATGCCAAGGAGTATGGCAGAGTCTTGTTCCAGTTACTACACAGCCAACAACACCTTTGTGGATACTTTTGGTTGTCCCAGGAAAGAAGATGGTTCAGACTTGATCTACTGCTGTGGTTTTGTTGACTTGAAATATTGCTGCAATGAGCCAGGGAACTACTTTCCATACAAGCATGGCTACATGTGGTCCTTAAG TGTAGGAGCCCTGATTGGCCTGGGAATCGCGGCCCTAGTCCTGCTCGCCTTTATCGTCAGCGTGTGTGTGCTCTGCTATTTATTTCTATACACAAAGCCACAGAGAATAGATTCCGGTTTGAAACTGCAGCGTGTAGGATCTGCAGCTTCACATGGAG aaaaagtaaaaaaaaaggccaaacccGTCGGTGCCGATAAACGTGCGAGCGAAACCTTTCCTGAGCCCGACAGGAACGTGCAAGAGAAGCTCATGGAGATTACACAAATGAACACCACCAAACTGTAA